Below is a window of Staphylococcus succinus DNA.
TAACTATTACAACTATTAATAAAGCCAAAACGACTTTACCTTTCTTCGATAATTTCATCGAGTTTCCTTCTCTCTATTTATATATTTCATCATCGTGGTACTATCGCTTTATTCATTTTGCAATACTTTCTCTTTTTATATTTCTTATAACTGCTATCATAGCTCCTAATGCAATACTAATACTCATTATAGAAGACCCCCCGTAACTCAGCATCGGTAAAGTTACTCCGGTTAGTGGAATCATGCCAGAAATCCCAGCTAAATTTATAAATACTTGCATAAATAAATAACTTACAACACCTATACAAATCAATTTATAAAAATGATTGTTCGTCTTATTTGCATAAGTAAGACCTTTGAATAATATAAAACCATAAATCATTAAAATAAATAGTACTCCAACCAATCCAGTTTCTTCAGAAATAACGGTAAAAATAAAATCAGTATGTGGCTCAGGCAAATATCCTAATTTTGAAATACCATTTCCTAAACCCCGACCAAACAATCCACCGTTGCTAATAGATGTCAAAGCATTGGTTAATTGGTATCCGTCACCATTTTCATATTTAAATGGATCTAACACTACTTTGATACGTTTCATTCTATATAGATTTTTAGCATCAAAAATTAGTGTATAAAGTATGTATAAAACTGTTGGAACAGAAGTTATAGTGAATATTTGCACCTTTATTTTATTTTTAATATCAGAATACATTAACATCGATGCAATAATGGCAACTGTAAGTAAAGTTCCACCTAAATCACCTTGCATTAACACCAGTAGTAACCCTATGCCCAAAACACCTAATGGAGGAATCAAATTTTTCAATTTATAGTCTCTTTTAATAGAAAGCCACCTATCAATAATGTAAGAGAGATAAAATATAGAAGTTAATTTTAAAAATTCTGAGGACTGTAAACTAAATATACCTAAATTAATCCAGTTTTTTGAGCCATTGACTTCTTTACCAACCAAAAGCGTTAACACTAATAAAGCTAATGTGGCTAGCACTATGAATTTCTGGACGCTCACTTTTTTTAACACGTTAATGTTAAGCAACATACTAATAAATAAAATAATAATAAATCCCATCATAAAGAATAAAAATTGTCTTTTCATAAAGTAGTTTGCTGCGATGGGTACTCCATTGGTTAATGTGCCTTTAGAAGCAGAAACCATACTCGCGCTATAGACCATGACAACGCCAATAATACCGAGCAATGCATAGCACATAATTAAACTTAAATCTAAATTTCTACTCCTTTCTTTCAAATATTTTATGAATTTTTTCATGTTGTTTACCCCCTCTAAGCATCTAAATTCCAATTAAACATACTTGTTATTTACACACAATCATACTTTAGGCTCACCTAAACATTTTTTTAATAATTAGATATTAAAAATTTCATAAATATAAATAATATCCATGAAATTTAATCTCACTTCCTCGTTTTTACATTATCGGTTTGTATCAATATAAAGACTTAGCATATTAGACAATAATAAAAGCCTGAGATGTAAAATAGCATTACATCTCAGGCTTTATTTCGTTCTATTAGTATCAACTTCATCTTGCTTACGTTGATGATTTCATATCACTTATGATTTTTTCTTTTTTCCGCTTCTCTTAACTCAATACGTCTAATTTTCCCAGAGTTTGTCTTCGGAAGGTCTTCCACAAATTCAATTGCTCTTGGATATTTATACGGAGCGACGTCTTGTTTCACATAATTTTGCAGTGTCTTAATCGTTGTTTCATCAGCTGCAACATCATCTTGAAGAATGACGAATGCCTTAACAATGTTCCCTCTGATTTCATGTGGACTAGCAACTACAGCACATTCTTTAACATAATTGTGTTTAGTAAGCGAGTCTTCGACTTCAAATGGCCCAATGGTGTATCCTGAACTGATGATAATATCATCTTTACGTCCTTCAAACCAAAAGTATCCATCTTTATCTAACTTTGCTAAGTCACCCGTAGTAAAATATTCACCTATTTTAGGTTCTTCTGTACGTTCAGAATCTTTATAATACCCTTTAAATAGTGCAGGTAAATCTACTGGTACTGCAATATTACCTACTTCACCAGTTTTAGCAAAATCACCATTATCATCAATCACTGTCACATGACTGCCTGGTATTGCTTTACCCATTGAACCCGGACGACTTTCTGTATCTTTTAAGAACCCAATTAATAACGTACTTTCAGTTTGTCCGTAACCGTCTCTAACTGTAAGGTCAAAGTTATCTTGGAACTTTTCAACAACTTCTTTATTGAGAGGTTCCCCTGCAGAAACCGCACTATGCAAATGTTTTAAGTTGTAATCAGTTAAATTAGGTAACTTTGCCATTAAACGATATTCAGTAGGTGTACAACACAGCACATTTATTTTGTATGCTTGTAGTAATTCTAAATATTTCTCAGCATTGAACTTACCATTATATACAAATGCAGTAGCGCCTGAGCCCATTATTGATAAGAATGGGCTCCACACCCATTTTTGCCAACCTGGGGCAGCTGTAGCCCATACAAGATCATCCGCTTCAATACTCAACCAATGTTTTGGTGCCATTTGCATGTGGGCATAACCCCAACCATGCGAATGTACAACAGCTTTAGGATTGCCTGTTGTACCAGATGTATATGAAAGCAGTGCTATGTCATCACGCGATGTTTCAACAATATCTAATTGATCTGTTGTTGTAGCCATTTCATCTTCTACTGTGAACCACTGCTCTTCCTTACCACCAACGATAAACTTCGTTAAAGCATCATATTCTTTGACTGCTTTAAATTCGTTAATACCATCTGCTGTGACAACAATAGCTTTGACTTCACCATGTGTAATTCTATATTGTAAATCTTTAGTACGTAACATTTCAGAACTAGGAATAACTATAATACCTAATTTTAATGCCGCAAGATAGATTTCATAAGTTTCGATGCAACGCGGCATCATTATGAGTACCTTGTCGCCTTTTTTTAAGCCATGATTTAAAAACATATTCCCTACTTTATTTGCATTTTTTATAAGGGATTCATATGTCACTTCTTTTTTGTCACCTGCTTCATCTTCAAAAATGACAGCTTTCTTCGTTGGATCTACTGCAAATTTTTCGATTTCGCTAACAATATTATATTGTTCTGGTGCAATCAAATCTTTTTTATCCATTTCTTACGCTCCTTAAATCATATATCTTTGATTCTGTTTTTTCTCGATGTACTTATATTACACAAAGATATTTCAGTTTAATTTTTCAAAATATTACAACGCATTTTCATGATAATTTTAAACTTTTCATGTGTAAAAAGATATGATTTTGACTTCACAGCATTTCCTATTTTATTAATAACATTTAAAGTATATTATCTTTTCTTAATTACTAATGTATATATAAGGATTACTTTAAAAATTTATCATTTAACTCTAAATATAAAGGTGAAACAAAGAGTTTATTCATATCTCTATGCACCTACAAATCTGCTAAGATAACATTATATAAACTTAAAAAATAAGTTTCAGAAAATTTAAATATCAATCGTTTTTTAGTATTTTAAATATTAAATCATTGAATTTCAATATATAAATATTAAAATTCACAAACAGAAAACTTTTTTATTTCCTGTCTAAATGGTACAATGTCTTAATGTGTAATTTGTTATGAAAGAAGTGAGTCTATTGACCGAAAACGGAACATTTCATGTAGAAAAAAGAGTTCCCTTGTTTATCGTACTGTTATCAGGGGCCTTTATTACGATCTTGAACCAAACATTGCTTGGTACAGCGTTACCACCAATTATGAAAGATCTTCAAGTATCAGAAAGTACAGTACAATGGTTACAATCTATTTTCATGTTAGTTAACGGAATAATGATTCCAGTTACTGCATTTTTAATTCAACGCTTCACCTCGAGACAGTTATTTTTAACCGCAATGGGTATATTCGCCATAGGTACATTACTTTGTGCTGTGGGACCTGAGTTCTCAACATTATTAATTGGACGTGTATTACAAGCTGCAGGCGCTGGTATTATGATGCCACTTATGCAGACAATCTTATTCTTACTATTTCCAGTAGAAAAACGCGGGACAGCAATGGGACTATTTGGATTAGTCATAGCTTTTGCCCCAGCGATTGGACCAACCTTGTCAGGTGTTTTAGTAGAGCATCTATCATGGAGAAGTGTCTTCTACGTTGTACTTCCTATAGCCATCGTTATTATCATCACATCATTTTTCCTTTTGAAAAACGTTACAGAGACAACAAATCCAAAACTAGATATCACTTCAGTCATCCTATCCACATTAGGTTTTGGCGGCCTCTTATACAGTTTTAGTACTGTTGGAGAAGCAGGATGGGCAAGTATTAGTTTTATCGCCCCACTCGTAATCGGAATAATTTCACTAGTGATATTTATTCGTCGTCAATTAAAACTTAAAGAACCAATGCTTGAATTTAGAGTATTTAGTTATGGCATTTATACATTAGGTACAGTACTAAGTATGTTTGTATTTGGCGTATTAATCGCTACAAATATTATTTTGCCGTTATATATGCAAAATATGTTACATTTTTCCGCTCTAGAATCTGGTTTAGTGTTATTACCAGGCGCTATTATTATGGGAGCTATGAATCCTATAACAGGTTATTTATTTGATAGATTCGGTGGTAAATGGCTTGCACGTATAGGTCTGGTCGTCTTAGTGGCTTCTACAGTACCTTTCGCATTCCTTACGACACACACGAGCTTCACTTACCTTGCAACAGGTAATGCATTGCGTATGATATCCATTTCAATGGTTATGATGCCTATGACAACGTTAGCGATTAACCAATTACCTAACCATCTCATTGCGCACGGAACTGCAATGAACAATACTTTTAGACAAATGGCAGGTGCTATTGGTACAGCTGTATTTATTACTTTAATGTCAGTATCGGCAATTCCTAATAAAGGTATTGAGGGTATTATTCATGGTGTTAACGTAACATTTATGGTTGCAACAGGTATTTCAGTCATAGCATTGTTATTATCAATCAAACTATCAGACGAAACCAAACCAGCACGTCGAACAATATAATTATAAAAAAGAAGCCTTACGACATATATGTTGTAAGGCTTCTTTTTATATTTCGAGTTATATCATTATTTAAAAACAAAAGAAGTAAATTCAGTTATTTGAATTTACTTCCTTTGTTAATCTACAAGTGATTTATTCTCTAGCAGCTAATCGATTTAAAGCAATCTCGCCTAATGATTTTGCTGCAACTAGCAATGCATCTTCATTCACTTCAAATTTAGGATGATGGTTCATATATGGTTCTTCTACTTCTTCTGGTTTACAGCCGACAATATAAAAAGTTCCTGGGATTTCTTTTAAATAATATGCGAAATCTTCTGATCCAGTCACTGGTGGAATTTCTACTAAATGCTCAAAATAATCACCCGCACTTGTACTTAACACATCTGCAACATTTTGCGTTTGTTCAGGGTGATTGTATAGTACTGGGTAGCCAAATTGATAGTCTAAATCATATGTGATATCAAACCCAACAGCTACGCTTTTCGCCACTTTTTCAATTTCATCGTACATAAATTGCTCTAAATCATTATTTAAATAACGTGCCGTCCCTTTAATTGTCACGGTATCTTGGATAACATTTGAGCCACCTGGAGCATCAAATGCACCAACTGTAATGACACCCATTTCTAATGGATCGATTCTTCTAGAAACAATAGTTTGTAACGTATTGACAAAATTGGTACCTGCAACTAATGCATCACGTGTTTTATGAGGACTAGCAGCATGACCACCTAACCCTTTAATTGTTAATGTGAATGTAGAACTACCTGAGAATGCATTTCCTTTATTATAAGCAATGACTTCTGGTCCTACTATTGGAGCTACGTGGATACCATAAATTTCATCGATATCACTTAATGCGCCAGATTCTACGATTTGTTTTGCACCGCCTGGAGGCATTTCTTCAGCATGTTGATGAATAATTTTTATGTTACCAGCAAGTTGGTCTTTAATATCAATTAAAGCATCTGCTAAACCTAATAAATAAGCTGTATGTGCATCATGACCACATGCATGCATCACGCCTTCATTTAATGATTTAAATGGCACGTCAGCTTCTTCATTAATTGGTAAAGCATCAAAGTCAGCGCGTAGACCAATTGTTTTTCCTGATTTACCACCTTTGATTTCTACAATGACAGCATTACTTTCAGCAACAGGTTGCGTCACGGTCACATCTTTGCCCTTATAAAAGTCTTTAATATATTGTGCAGTATGCTCTTCTTCAAATGATAATTCAGGATGTTGATGCAAATAGCGTCTATGTTTGACCATATCACTCTCTTTGCTTTCTAGTTTTTCAAACAATGCATCTCTTACATTCATAAACATTCACTTCTCTCATTAGTTTTAAATATATATTTCACAATTTCAATTTTAAGTTTTTTCTCGAATTAATTCAAAGATAATTAATTGTGAAAAGGTATTCATGTTGATTGATAATTGATATTTCAAAGCAAATATATATTATAAATATATAACAGAAGAAAAATAACTCTATATTATCCATTTGATACCTTTAATTGTGTTTCATTTTCTTTTTTATAAATCACATACATCATCGCACTTGCTACTACGACCATTATGAACCCGAAGTAAGGCGTCATTGTAATAGTAAATTGATTTAGTACATAACCTCCAATGACAGATCCCAATGTAATCCCGATATTAAAGGAGGCTATATTTAAACTTGATGCAAAGTTAACTGTCGCTTTATTTTCTCGTTCAGCAAACAATACTACGATTAGTTGCAACCCTGGCACATTCATAAATGCGAATAATCCCATGATTAAAATGGCTATAGTACCTAATATGTGATGTGTGACTGTTATACCAACGAATAGTAATACGATAGCTTGAATGGAAAATATACTAATCAGTGCTTTGGTTGGATGATGATTTGTTAACTTTCCACCCATTGTATTGCCTACAGCAACCATAACCCCATAAATCACTAATAATATGACAACTGCATCATCACTATAATGTAAAGCGTCTGTTAGCAATGTTGTCAGATAAGTATAAACCACAAATGTACCACCATATCCCAAAGCAGTAATCAAATACACCATCATTAATGATTTATTTTTAAAAACTTTTAATTGTTCTAACATCGGTGCTTGATCATATTCATTCAAATCATTGGGCACCACAAATATATTTGCAATTAAGCTGATGAGTCCTATAACAGCAATGGTAATAAATGACATTTCCCAACCAAATTGTTGACCAATCCATGTTCCAATCGGCACACCTGTAATTGTCGCTACTGTTAATCCAGTAAACATCATTGCTATTGCACTCGAACGTTTATCTGGTGTAACTAAATCACTGGCAATAGCTGTTGCTATAGACATGAATACACCATGCATTAATGCTGATAAAATACGCATAGCTAATAACATAGTAAAAGTTGTAGATAATGCCGCTAATGTATTAGCAATAATAAATACTAGCATAATAGCTATTAATAAATGTTTTCTTTTTATTTTGTTCGTTAACGGCGTAAGTAATGGCGCGCCAAGCGTGACCCCAACGGCGTATAATGATACAGTCAATCCTGCAAGTGGAATTGTCGTGTTAAATGCTGTTTTAATAAGTGGTAATAAGCCAACGCTAATAAATTCTGTCATTCCAATTGCAAAAGCAGACATTGCTAAAGCTAGTATGGCAAATTTGTTTTTATTCATAATAATTTTACTCCTTTTATTTTTGTATATGTGTTAATATAAGCTACACATATAACAATAGGAAGTACGCACTTTAAAGTGCTATAGGTACTATTTAGTACCCACAAGGAGGTAGAGTTATGAATAAGACTTATAATATAGGCGTAGAAGCAACGATTGATGTTATCGGAGGCAAATGGAAACCTGTCATCCTATGTCATTTACAAAATAATGGCCTAATGCGAACATCTGCATTAAAACGCGCTATTCCCACAATTACACAAAAGATGTTAACACAGCAATTAAGAGAATTAGAAAAAGATGGTATCATCAATCGTATTGTTTACGATCAAGTACCACCAAAAGTAGAATATGAACTATCAGAATATGGGCAATCGCTTGGCAAAATTCTTTCGTCACTTTGTTATTGGGGCGAGTTTCATGTTGAAAAAATGCATCAACAAGGTGAATCTGTTTCTTTGGCACAACAAGACTATATCAATATACCTCATTAACATGCTTCTTGAAATTATGAAAAATTTCAGGTTAAGGCGCTCATTACCTTTCAAATGAATCTTCAAACCATCATTATATAGCCTAAACGGCTACTAAAGACTACAGACACCACGCTTGTAATATAAGTGTGGTGTCTACGTTTCTCATGCTCCTAGACTAAGATAATTTGACTCATCCATGTACTAATATGTGATAGCTAATTCACTGACGTGCCCTTTTTATTTTTAGTATGTTTTACGTGACTACTAATATACATCACCACAAGTAACACAATTAAAAGCACTGACAAATTATACATTCCTCTGTATCCAGTTAAATTTGCAACACTACCCAGAACAGGCGCACCTTATGCCATACCTAAGTCCATTGCACTAAGAACCATCGCATTAGCTGTACCCCTTTTCTCAGCTGAGACTCTATTAATTGCCCAAGCTTGAAAGGATGGTTGCATGATACTATATGCGATTCCATAAAAGATTGCAGCAATGAAAAAAACAACCAATCCATGAGTAGCGGAAATTAATACTAGTCCAATCACACTACATATACTCGCTGGATAAATTAAGTATTTATGTCCTAATTGGTCGTATACTTTACCAGATATAGGTCTAATTAAAATAATAACAATAGCAAGTATTAAAAAGAAAAATGATACTTTAGCTCCTAAATGCGCCTCAGCTCCTAATCCATTAATAAAATTAACAATTCCTGAATAAGTACAATAAAAAAGCATTACTAAAAAGCATGGAAGTAATGCTTTTTTATCTAAAATAGAATCTAATATAGATTTATTTTGACTGATATATACATCTAATGTCTCAGATTTTTCATACTTTATGAATAAAGTGGCAACTATCGAAAATAGAATTAAAAACATAGTAATAATCAGTAAATATTGAAATGAAAATGTATGTAATATAGAAATTGCAATCATAGGCCCAAGTGTAGTTCCTAAACTTGTTGCCATTCCAAAATAACCTATGCCTTCTCCCATTCTTTCAAGCGGTATTAAATTTGTGGCAAGCGTAGCTAAAAGTGTAGTTGTAACTCCAAATCCAACACCTTCTAATACTCTTATAGTAATTAATAGAGGCATTGCTTCTTGATCGTAACTGGCTACAATACATATAAATACAAAAATAAGCGAAAAACACAGTAATTTTTTGATATTTATTTTGTACAGTAGCATCCCTATCATAGGACGAGTAACTATTGCTGCAAACATAAAAGCTGTGGTCATCACACCTCCCATTGTAGGATTATGACTAATATTAGTAACAAAAATCGAAAATCCTCCGGTAAGCATTTGTAAACACAAATAAAAACCTATCGTGATTAAAACAGTAAGTGAGAATTGCCAAGTCCATAATTTAGATACTGATGATGACAATGATAAGCCCTTCTTTCAAAATAATTCGCATCAATCATTTTCACAATTAAAAATAAATAATTAATACTGTGCTTCTACTTTACAATCGCCTAATTAATATGTCTAATATATATTTATACACTGATTAATATGTATAAAGTATCACTAAAATTAAGAAGGAGTTAGAAAATGGAATTACGTCACTTGAAATATTTTAAAACTGTAGCAGAAGAGTTACACTTTGGAAAAGCTGCAAAACGTTTGAATATGGCACAACCACCGTTAAGCCTTCAAATTCGTCAACTCGAGGAAGAACTAGGAGTACCTCTTTTTCGTAGAACGAAAAGAAGTGTTACATTAACCCAAGAAGGACATGTGTTTTTAGAAAAAGTTTATCAGTTACTTGAAAACTTAAACGAATCTATCGAAACAGTACGCTTGGTGAATAGAGGCGAAAGCGGTGAAATCGTAATAGGCTTCTTAGCTTCTGCAGCTTATGATGTATTACCAAGTATAATTAAAAGTTACAGACATCATTATCCATCTATTCACGTAACCTTAAAACAACTTACCACTGCTGAACAATTAAAAGCATTACAAGATGAAACTATTGATATTGGTATCATTAGTGAACCAATTGAAACAACGCTATTTAATTACGAAATCATTAGACAAGAGCCAATGGTAGTAGCTTTACCTAGCAATCATTCATTAACTAGAACGCAACACCCTATTACGCTAAGCGATTTAGCGTCTGAGGCTTTTATTTTAACTGGAAGAAAAGAGAATCAACTTCACTATGATAAAGTCATTAATAGTTGTGGCTTAGCTGGATTTAGCCCTCATATCCTACAGGAGACTAAAGAAATGTCTACATTAATATCTTTAGTTTCTGCAGGTATCGGTATAGCTATCGTTCCATCTTCTATTCAATCCCTACTACAAAATGAGGTCGTTTATCGAGAAATTTCAGACAGCCACATTAAGACTGTTACTGCACTCGTATGGGATAGTAAAAATGACTCTCCAATAGTAAATGCTTTTGTGGAATTAGTAAAATCGTCTGTGATTCCTATGTTTCAAAGTAATCACAATTAATAATACTCACAACTAAAAATGGTATGTGATAATCTATTATTCCTAATTATAGAAATGTACTTATAATTTCTGTATTTTCAATGTAAATCGTCACTCGCTTATATACGTCATTTAGATACTTTTGTGATACACACTTTAATTTCATCACTTCCCCTATGGTTAATATTTTACATTAAGGCTATATATAAACTAATTAGGAAGATATCTGTTTGAATTACTGGAGGCGTGCTTATGAAATCTATCAAAGAAAATCATCCGCTTGATATCGCAACACAATTAATTCGTAAAGAAGACCATTACTTGGGTCACACTTCAGATCATTATGCTAATATGGTAGGTCCTTTTGGTGGCATCACTGCGGCGACAATGCTTAACGCAGTCTTACAACACACTGAACATATTGGAGATCCTGTGTCTTTAACCATCAATTATGCTGCACCTGTTTCTGATGGTAGTTTTGAAATCAAAGCTACCCCAGCTCGAACAAATCGAGCTACACAACATTGGTTTATTGAACTATTTCAAGATGATGAAATTGTCATTACGGGGACTGCAGTATTTGCAAAAAGAAGAGAAACTTGGTCTTCAACAGAGCTAAAATTCCCTGCTGTGCCCAATCCTGAAGAGGCATATCCAATTTCTTCAAAAGGGCTGCCATCTTGGGTACGACAATACGACATTAAAATTATTCAAGGGTTGCCATCAGCATTTTCACATCATGTACAAACAGAAGTACCTTCATCTACGACTTTACAATGGATTCATGATGAGCCTAAACGTAATATCGATTTCCTATCACTTACTGCTATTTGTGACGCATTTTTTCCGAGGATTTATGTACGTCGTAAGCAAATTGTGCCTATAGGAACAATTTCGCTCACGATTTATTTCCATGTTGATTCCAAGCAACTTCAAACATATGGCGATGAAGTCGTGTTAGGACATGCAACTGCGAATCAATTCCATAATGGCTTTTTTGATCAAACTGCGGAAATATGGTCTCCTAAAGGTGACTTACTCGCTACCTCATCTCAATTTGTCTATTACAAAGAATAAAGGCACATAAACCAATCATATTTTCCTTTTTAGCTTTTTTACTCTTACAATACAAATTTTGAATAATATCCATAACCTCCAAATATTTTACAATCTATGGCACAAACTTGAAGATTTAAGCTAATATTATGTGCTGCCTCTATCAAAGAAGCATGTCCGCAACAAACATATTCAAAAACTGTCACAAAGTTGTAGAACTCGCTGATAACATCAACACAGTTCCTTTTAACCTAAGGCTCTGTGTTTTTTATTAATGTATCAATTATATAAATGCTAATACTTCTATCATAAAGTTACCCGGTGCTTTGATATAAAATGTATATCCATGTGGTGTTACTTTAGGATCTGGAACCTTATAACCAGCTACCTTGAGCGACGTATGAATATTATCTACATCTTCTTTTGACTTTTGTGGGAATCCAATATGAAAAGTCTTAGGATAGCTCACGTCTTTGCCCTGCATTAAAGTTAATATAAAACCGTCTTTCCCGAGCAATACTTCTGGATTTTTTCCCGCTTCTGTCTTTAACGTAAAATCAAAATAAG
It encodes the following:
- a CDS encoding FtsW/RodA/SpoVE family cell cycle protein, which gives rise to MKKFIKYLKERSRNLDLSLIMCYALLGIIGVVMVYSASMVSASKGTLTNGVPIAANYFMKRQFLFFMMGFIIILFISMLLNINVLKKVSVQKFIVLATLALLVLTLLVGKEVNGSKNWINLGIFSLQSSEFLKLTSIFYLSYIIDRWLSIKRDYKLKNLIPPLGVLGIGLLLVLMQGDLGGTLLTVAIIASMLMYSDIKNKIKVQIFTITSVPTVLYILYTLIFDAKNLYRMKRIKVVLDPFKYENGDGYQLTNALTSISNGGLFGRGLGNGISKLGYLPEPHTDFIFTVISEETGLVGVLFILMIYGFILFKGLTYANKTNNHFYKLICIGVVSYLFMQVFINLAGISGMIPLTGVTLPMLSYGGSSIMSISIALGAMIAVIRNIKRESIAK
- the mbcS gene encoding acyl-CoA synthetase MbcS — its product is MDKKDLIAPEQYNIVSEIEKFAVDPTKKAVIFEDEAGDKKEVTYESLIKNANKVGNMFLNHGLKKGDKVLIMMPRCIETYEIYLAALKLGIIVIPSSEMLRTKDLQYRITHGEVKAIVVTADGINEFKAVKEYDALTKFIVGGKEEQWFTVEDEMATTTDQLDIVETSRDDIALLSYTSGTTGNPKAVVHSHGWGYAHMQMAPKHWLSIEADDLVWATAAPGWQKWVWSPFLSIMGSGATAFVYNGKFNAEKYLELLQAYKINVLCCTPTEYRLMAKLPNLTDYNLKHLHSAVSAGEPLNKEVVEKFQDNFDLTVRDGYGQTESTLLIGFLKDTESRPGSMGKAIPGSHVTVIDDNGDFAKTGEVGNIAVPVDLPALFKGYYKDSERTEEPKIGEYFTTGDLAKLDKDGYFWFEGRKDDIIISSGYTIGPFEVEDSLTKHNYVKECAVVASPHEIRGNIVKAFVILQDDVAADETTIKTLQNYVKQDVAPYKYPRAIEFVEDLPKTNSGKIRRIELREAEKRKNHK
- a CDS encoding MDR family MFS transporter — translated: MKEVSLLTENGTFHVEKRVPLFIVLLSGAFITILNQTLLGTALPPIMKDLQVSESTVQWLQSIFMLVNGIMIPVTAFLIQRFTSRQLFLTAMGIFAIGTLLCAVGPEFSTLLIGRVLQAAGAGIMMPLMQTILFLLFPVEKRGTAMGLFGLVIAFAPAIGPTLSGVLVEHLSWRSVFYVVLPIAIVIIITSFFLLKNVTETTNPKLDITSVILSTLGFGGLLYSFSTVGEAGWASISFIAPLVIGIISLVIFIRRQLKLKEPMLEFRVFSYGIYTLGTVLSMFVFGVLIATNIILPLYMQNMLHFSALESGLVLLPGAIIMGAMNPITGYLFDRFGGKWLARIGLVVLVASTVPFAFLTTHTSFTYLATGNALRMISISMVMMPMTTLAINQLPNHLIAHGTAMNNTFRQMAGAIGTAVFITLMSVSAIPNKGIEGIIHGVNVTFMVATGISVIALLLSIKLSDETKPARRTI
- a CDS encoding amidohydrolase, coding for MNVRDALFEKLESKESDMVKHRRYLHQHPELSFEEEHTAQYIKDFYKGKDVTVTQPVAESNAVIVEIKGGKSGKTIGLRADFDALPINEEADVPFKSLNEGVMHACGHDAHTAYLLGLADALIDIKDQLAGNIKIIHQHAEEMPPGGAKQIVESGALSDIDEIYGIHVAPIVGPEVIAYNKGNAFSGSSTFTLTIKGLGGHAASPHKTRDALVAGTNFVNTLQTIVSRRIDPLEMGVITVGAFDAPGGSNVIQDTVTIKGTARYLNNDLEQFMYDEIEKVAKSVAVGFDITYDLDYQFGYPVLYNHPEQTQNVADVLSTSAGDYFEHLVEIPPVTGSEDFAYYLKEIPGTFYIVGCKPEEVEEPYMNHHPKFEVNEDALLVAAKSLGEIALNRLAARE
- a CDS encoding MFS transporter: MNKNKFAILALAMSAFAIGMTEFISVGLLPLIKTAFNTTIPLAGLTVSLYAVGVTLGAPLLTPLTNKIKRKHLLIAIMLVFIIANTLAALSTTFTMLLAMRILSALMHGVFMSIATAIASDLVTPDKRSSAIAMMFTGLTVATITGVPIGTWIGQQFGWEMSFITIAVIGLISLIANIFVVPNDLNEYDQAPMLEQLKVFKNKSLMMVYLITALGYGGTFVVYTYLTTLLTDALHYSDDAVVILLVIYGVMVAVGNTMGGKLTNHHPTKALISIFSIQAIVLLFVGITVTHHILGTIAILIMGLFAFMNVPGLQLIVVLFAERENKATVNFASSLNIASFNIGITLGSVIGGYVLNQFTITMTPYFGFIMVVVASAMMYVIYKKENETQLKVSNG
- a CDS encoding winged helix-turn-helix transcriptional regulator; protein product: MNKTYNIGVEATIDVIGGKWKPVILCHLQNNGLMRTSALKRAIPTITQKMLTQQLRELEKDGIINRIVYDQVPPKVEYELSEYGQSLGKILSSLCYWGEFHVEKMHQQGESVSLAQQDYINIPH
- a CDS encoding MFS transporter is translated as MSSSVSKLWTWQFSLTVLITIGFYLCLQMLTGGFSIFVTNISHNPTMGGVMTTAFMFAAIVTRPMIGMLLYKINIKKLLCFSLIFVFICIVASYDQEAMPLLITIRVLEGVGFGVTTTLLATLATNLIPLERMGEGIGYFGMATSLGTTLGPMIAISILHTFSFQYLLIITMFLILFSIVATLFIKYEKSETLDVYISQNKSILDSILDKKALLPCFLVMLFYCTYSGIVNFINGLGAEAHLGAKVSFFFLILAIVIILIRPISGKVYDQLGHKYLIYPASICSVIGLVLISATHGLVVFFIAAIFYGIAYSIMQPSFQAWAINRVSAEKRGTANAMVLSAMDLGMA
- a CDS encoding LysR family transcriptional regulator; protein product: MELRHLKYFKTVAEELHFGKAAKRLNMAQPPLSLQIRQLEEELGVPLFRRTKRSVTLTQEGHVFLEKVYQLLENLNESIETVRLVNRGESGEIVIGFLASAAYDVLPSIIKSYRHHYPSIHVTLKQLTTAEQLKALQDETIDIGIISEPIETTLFNYEIIRQEPMVVALPSNHSLTRTQHPITLSDLASEAFILTGRKENQLHYDKVINSCGLAGFSPHILQETKEMSTLISLVSAGIGIAIVPSSIQSLLQNEVVYREISDSHIKTVTALVWDSKNDSPIVNAFVELVKSSVIPMFQSNHN
- a CDS encoding acyl-CoA thioesterase, with protein sequence MKSIKENHPLDIATQLIRKEDHYLGHTSDHYANMVGPFGGITAATMLNAVLQHTEHIGDPVSLTINYAAPVSDGSFEIKATPARTNRATQHWFIELFQDDEIVITGTAVFAKRRETWSSTELKFPAVPNPEEAYPISSKGLPSWVRQYDIKIIQGLPSAFSHHVQTEVPSSTTLQWIHDEPKRNIDFLSLTAICDAFFPRIYVRRKQIVPIGTISLTIYFHVDSKQLQTYGDEVVLGHATANQFHNGFFDQTAEIWSPKGDLLATSSQFVYYKE